GAATTAGTGTGAGGCAGCGAGGTGACTAGACCGCGTTTCTGACGTCTCATTTTGTCTTATTTCGTTACTCCACTTCTAAATTTATtaacaataattgttgaggttttacgtcccaataccccgttatgattatgagagacgctgtagtggagggctccggaaatttagaccacctggggttttttaacgtgcacctaagcacacgggccttgaGCATTATgctgccatcgaaatgcggccgccgcggccgggatttgatcccgtgacctccagatcagcagtcgagcaccataagcactagaccaccgcggcaggtctGCTTCTAAATTTAAGTTGATGCTTCGCTATGTTCGGTAACAGTTATAACTTTGAAATAGTTAATGTAATAAACTGAGTTAAATTAATTTTTGCTGGCTCACAACTTCCGAAATGGTGGTACCAACAACAAACATCTCAGAAATAAAAAGCTACGTTGCTTTCAATGTCGCTCTCAACTGTGACATGCATGCTGATTTTTAATATGAAGCTATGTGCATGGAAAAAGGCACATAAATTGGAAATGTAAACAAAAGATGTCGCAGACTTGTAATACTGTTCAGTTTTCAATGTTAGCGCCATTTGTCAATTACTGCTGCGActatgatttttattctttggatTAGTCGGATCAACGTTGCCGATGCcggattttcttaacgctctcgcatttaaattgccaacgTCTGTGGTCGttgttcctaggtagatataagcagtgaatcacctgtggctcacacCTCCTATACTGCACACCCCTTCCCACCCACGTGTCAACCAGACCAGCtgttattgcaaatcagttctgcggaatcccgcaaggtggcggaagggttaagaaagggaaaatagacaaccaaccgtttgtagcacgaagccacacggaaatccgtacggatttctcagaaatacagcctcttagttgccgaaaaattcgtcctggtccggggatcaaacccgggaccaacgcctttccggggcggtcgctctaccaattgagctaaccaggaagctagcaattggcagcgcgagggcgaattcatcgacaactcgaagcaactggacacatattgcaaatcagttctgcggtatcccgcaaggtggcggaagggttaagaaagggaaaatagacaaccacccgtttgtagcacgaagccacaaggaaatccatacagatttctcagaaataaagcctcttagttgccgaaaaattcgtcctggtccggggatcgaaccggggaccaacgcctttccggggctcCGGACCTGCTGTTATGCGTTAGACATCCCCATTACCCCCGTACTAGCAGAGTTAGTTGCTCTTTGTGATGGCCTGGACTCACTTGAGCCACTCGTCGAGATGCAACACCCATCGAGTGTGACCCTCTACACGGACTCGACGCAAGTGGTTCGCGCACTCCGTCGCGTTGACCTTTCTTTAGGTGTAGCAGTGCAATTTCACCGTTGTGCTGCAGCTTATCCGTCCTCAGTTCGAGTTTGTCGCATTCGCCGATCTAGTGTTCCCGCTCATGCCACTTGCCATCCTGTAACGGTCGTGTACCCCTTACCTATGCTCCTGCTACCACCTTCTGACACTGGAgacattcacaaagaaaatcttCGGCGCACCACGCGAGCTCTCATCCCCCTGCGTGGTCATGAACTCCCAAGTGGACTTACTCGTCAACAGGACGTATAGCTCCGAAGAGAGGACCGCTGTGACGCCTTCAATCCACGCCAAGTTGGGGTACACCGAATCAACTTCGAACTACCCATTTTATCCTGCGCCAGTGCGGGAAGCAGAGCTGAACCACCTTctatggacatgccctgggctacaagcggctcgtcgacaCCACCTCCGGCGTgtcactttgaactttgattctaagggcgcagtcgtgttcgctcgcgcgcgCGGTATCTctgcagccatcagcgggcggctcctatactacgtgctgcgctctcaacgcaaagagactgtgcggaacgaaaatctctccctggagcggccccattctcttacaccagcgttttgtagagttacgtgagatcagagccaaaagagttagctgtcagcctcacttcgtataacattacaatttgtcgctatcgcattcagtgcttcgccctttcgatgaaactgtgactttttaaaaaaaattcgagaGCAACCTCAAGTCACTGCCTACTTACAAAAGTCTCGTTCTTATGATTCGGGATCGCAGGGCTTCTTCAACTATAGTTACGGATTAACATTTCTACTAAGCCAGTCACTACGGTTTCTactcccggtcgcggcggccacaCTATCACAAAAGCATAATGCAGAAATGGGCACCtagtgcttttttgtgtgtgttatggAACTACATTTCGACAATGTTATTTAGGAGCCTTAAATCCGAGCACTTCTCAAGGCAAAGATTTGCTTCGGCGTGCTATACCCAATGAATCACAACTTTCCATATGACATTATATCAATTTATTGGTGCTGTCAGTGGTGGCGTTACATATGAATAACCATGGGAACATTTTTCATCGAAAGCATAATGTAGAAATGAGCACCTagtgctttttgtgtgtgtgttttggaaCTACATTAGGGCAATGTCATTTACGAGCCTTATATACGGGCACTACTCGAGGCAAAGATTTGTTTTGGCGTGCTACATACCATCAGTCATAACTTTCTATATGACGTTATATCAATTTATTGGTGCTGTCAGTGGTGGCATTACGTATGAAGAACCACGGGAACATTTTTCATCACAAACCTCTATGCCTCAAGGCAGAGAGTATTTTCCATGGGCGTCCCGTCAGAGACAACTGGCCATATTGCTCCAACACCGACTTGTAGCGAGAAGGTGCAAGTCAGCTAATTTAGCAAAAAGAGTGCGAGATGCTACAGGGCTACCCCGTCAAGCAACATGAACCTTCCATATACAGCTTTGTATTGTTGTTTTAGATACCAAAAACTGCCAAACTGTGTTTCTGAACGATGCGGTAATGGATTGATGGGCACATATTTTTTACTATCTAGTCCCATTTAACTTGTTGTAAGAACTGTAGCTTTCTGCATCGATTGGTATGCAGCCAACAGGAACAGAAAAAGCCACTTTGAGATCAGAAGTGCTGTATCATAGCCCCCGACCTACCACGGCTGGTTATCTTAAGCTTGCGCAGCCGAGTTTGCTGCAACTTTTGTCAATGAAGATTGCAACTTTAATTTTACAGTGTTACTGCAACTTTGGTCATGAAGATTGCAAACACTTATTTTGTACAGTGTTAATAATgtatatttggggttttacgtgccaaaacgacgatgtgattattaggcacgccgcattggagggctttggaaatatTTACCATCGCATAGTACATGTGTCGGTTGGTTTTCGCCTCAATGTAAATGCGacaaccgcggccgggatcgaacccacgagtttcgggtcagcagcctagcaccgtaaccactccaCCACCGCGGCGCACTACAACAATGTCAGACGAATATGTGACGCATCAATACAAAGAAGTAGTATGTTGTTTAATAGGGCTTTATATATATTTTCAATAACTTATGTTACATTGACTTACTGTGCGACCATTGGCTTAACTTGAAATCATTTTCATTGTATCATTACAGTCACGCATGAAGATGTCCAACACGCATCATTACGCCCATGATGAACAAACGACAGTAGAATTACGGGTCTCACGCCGTGCCACCCACGGAATTCAAAATGGTTAAATTTAACTGACTGCCATAAATACGCTAACAAATATTGAACTGATTTATAAGATTCCCAAATGAGACATGCCTGTGAACCCGATAAGAAGCTTTCTACCAAATGACATTCGCTCATGTTCGCCCCAAAATCAACATTTATGAAATGTCATGTATATGGCAGAAAGGCTGATTTCAACGTCTGAATGCTTTCAACTTCGAGATGAGccacccccgaaaatttttcCATTGAAATGTGGAGCTTTCATTTATCTCAGCAGGTTCGCTGAAGTTTTAATTGGGTGAAAACCTTTCAGAACTTCCTTGGTGGATCACACGCAATATTTTGTGGCTGTTATGCGAGAATTACCTACTGATCTCGTGCAAACTGATCGTAGAACTGTAAAATGCCCGAATCTTTCATGCTAGCCTTGAACATTTAACATTGAACATTGTTATTTTCAGAAAAATACTAAATTTTTCTGAAGTTACTGTAACTCACTTTTCGCGCAATTCCAATTTTTAGCGTAGGTGTCATGCTTGTGATCGTCCTATATTACTGCTACCTTTTATGTGGCTCAGATTACGTCGTCTTCTCATATAAATACAATACAGAAAACGTCCTACTTGAACCACGTGGCACCAATAACGTGTAATGATAGCTGTACCTGCTCTCTTGCAATTATTGTGTGGTGCGAGATGAGCAGTGTTACAATTTTGCCCCAGAAATGTGTTCTGAGGACTTCCACTTTTTCCACGCAGCTGCACGCCCCTAAACGCTGTTAGATCTTCGCTTTAGCATGATAACACTAAGCTAAACTAGCCCCGCCATCTTGAAAACTAAGTCTGTTGTGAAAACTAACTTCTATGTTGTATGCCAGTGGCTTTGCTTTCTTACATGTGAATAACTGGTCCTCTGTGGCCTTACAATATTACAGTAGAACCACCATACAAACATGTCTTCCTTGCGTTACATACTCTCGTGATATTGCGTTGAAACAACTATACATCACTGATAAAAGGAGTAATAACATCGTGGTCCGCCGGATCCGGGTCCCACGTGAGCGCGTAAATGAGCCAACAttataaacaacaaaaaataacaactttatttttctctttgttttgttttctgttcagAAGACAGGACAATAGTTTTGCACTAGAGGGGTAAGTCAAAGAGTGTAGGAGCTCAGAGTCGAACTAAGGAGGTTCACGACAGTAGGTCACGTCTTGTGTGCAGTGGTACAACCGTCCAAACGCgagaatagaaaaaaagaaaatggaaatAAGGGAGTCGTAGTCAGCAGAGTGGAGAGCACCGAGAAGACAGACCAGAAGTGATGACGTTGCGGCAGTGGTTGGAGTAGTCTTGCTTTAATTTACATAGCTTTATCTCGCTTTGGAAAACGAGGCGAGTGATTTAGCTCTTGGACTTGCCGAAGGTGTAGGCGGTGGCTGGGACCTCAATTGGGTTGGCGTTGAGGGTCACATCAGCTGGGTTCTCGGCCTTGGTGCCTGGCTCGTTGGTGTCGATGGACACACGGAACCCTGATCGTCAGCGACGTAGTTGGCGGTACGGTAGACACCGTCTGGGGTCTGGTAAGCCTGTAGCTGCCGGTCTTGAAGTTCCTCTCGTCGCCGGTCTCCTGCTGGCTGATGCGGCCGCGTCCTCACCGGTGGACTCGTAGCTGAAGGTGTATGGGTGGGGTGGCTGTGAAAGTAAGATGCAGTGGATCAGAGGAAACACCCGTGGTGCCACCCTTTGAAGAGTTCGCAGCGTGCTTTCAAAAACACTTCATTGGAGAAGCTGAACATTGACGATTATTTTTCACGCAACAGAGTCGGCAGTCCAGTTCTAAAATATCTCCTGCGTTTGCTGAATAATTAGGCTGACCTATATACCACAGTTTCCGCTATCTCCAATCAACAAAAATGATGGGATCGCGTTTGTTTTTTCTTAATCTGTTTTAGAAAACTGTCATACTTATTTTTTTTCTACTGCCAAGACTTTATGAGATTGGAAAGCAAGCATGCTgaatgggagcccagtattttctTCTACGTTTTAAACTGCTCGAAATTAACATCGCAGTATATCTGAACAGTAAAACAGGACTATTCTTTTACGTTCAGAGGTATCATTACTCGGAAAAAAGTTGCAAGTACAAAGTAAATACGAGGTCAACGTTAAAGTTTCCGTACATTGGCGAATTTTCATGCAGTGATGTTATCGCGTCCCAGTAAGGTTCAAATTAATCGAAGCGAAAACCTACGAATTGCTCCTGGAGCTGGACCTGGGCGGCAGCGAAGGCCAGAAGGCCGAGGAAGGCAACCTGCGAGAGATGATAAGGTCAACGATGTTAGCTTTCTTCGTATCCGTTTACCCATATTCGGCGAACAATGCGATCTCATCCTCAGTGACACGGGATCTTTTTCTTGTTATCTGTCTTCTGCGATTCTATCCGATCCCTACCTTGCACAGCATCGTCGAATTGGCTCCTTGTGTCCGATCGGCCGGATGTAAAAGGAAGATGTGGTAGCTGGTCGGCGATGTGCGGCGTTTTTATAGGCATGAGATGAAGCGCGGCGCTAAGGCCATCTTCCAGAAGCGCCGCCAAGAAGGACCGGACATCACGTACGCGATGTGGAGAGGAGGATGAACGAAGATCCCCTTCGATGAGCCACGAATCGAGTTGGACGAAGGGGCACTCCGAGAAGCCAGCAAAAGCGGCGACCATAGTGGCTGGAAGCGGAACAGCCCTTTCACACGAACACCCTCTCCATTAATCGCCGAAGCAGAGAAGCCGAGCGCAGCGGAGACAACGTGTCCTTGAGGACAGCGCTAGCGTCCAGCAATCGCTAGAGAATATCAAGCTTGACTTAATTTTATTTTTAACGCCGCGTACGCGCTTCCTCGCAGGACCTGTTAGGACGACAGGCTCAGCCTAGCAATGAGACCTGGCCTCCCGGCTTCTGGTCGCTGCGCGCGCGCACAGGCCTGGCCGGTATCGAGAAAAACCGTGGCTCGTCCAATGCACAGTACCAGACTgcggaataaaaaaagaaataaaaagagagaggcaCGCTAAGGAGGTGGCGTGCTTGAAAAAGATATCTCTCGGACCTCATGACACTCAAAGACGAAGAGAAAAATGTTTCCCGacgagaaatgaaaaagaaggaaGACGAAGCAGGATTATAAGCAAGGTGTCAGGACTGAGTTGAAATGCAAgcacttgtttgttttttgttgccCCTTCGACTCGATGTAGCCTGGGGGGGAAATGGTTGCTAACATAACCCCGGTTCACTGGCGCATCTCAATGTACATAACGGTTGAGCGATGCAAGCGCTGCGTGATCCGAGTTCGCGATGAGGAGGACGGAGCAGGATACCACCAGGAAAGCGGCACCCCATGGACCCCTCTCGCGCGGGGATTGCGATGTAATAATCCACTACTAGCCTTGATTACACGAGAAGGTTCACTAAGGCGGGAAACCACGCAGAAAGGTTAAAGAAAACGCTTTCTTGTGTGAGAACTTGCCGGATAGTAAATTTACGCCATCGAGGAATGTACCCGATCATGCTTGTAATTCACTGAGAGCGCAGAGCGAAACAGAGCCGAGAGGCGTTTGTAAAACGACCGCAGGGTGCCTGCGTTTCTGTTATCTGCAGCCAGGTTTCTACTAGGGCGACCATCAGTTGTGACGCACAACTGGAGTTTGTGGAGGCAAAGTACGCGAGCAGACTTACGAAGCTTTACTGCAAAGACTGGTTCAGCTTGCTTGCTTACTGTCACTTATTTGAAGGCGTTACTAAaatatataatattttttttaagttaCCTGAAGAAGAACCATTAATGGCGGTCCTTGATCCTTTAACATTTCATTTTTAGTAAAA
Above is a window of Rhipicephalus sanguineus isolate Rsan-2018 chromosome 3, BIME_Rsan_1.4, whole genome shotgun sequence DNA encoding:
- the LOC119387600 gene encoding cuticle protein 10.9; the encoded protein is MLCKVAFLGLLAFAAAQVQLQEQFPPHPYTFSYESTGEDAAASASRRPATRGTSRPAATGLPDPRRCLPYRQLRR